From Erigeron canadensis isolate Cc75 chromosome 8, C_canadensis_v1, whole genome shotgun sequence, one genomic window encodes:
- the LOC122579321 gene encoding DNA polymerase alpha subunit B, with protein MEEQIRSEFKKNNFVLVEEETILEKCLTFCINYKLSPSDLVSSWDLYSINRQLELTVSDAHMDAFRQQLQSEQKQAIIEKEQELHSYTDVTMEVVVDDEDDKEVVPSSPEVQKVVQLESFDATPLTNGKMHSLGKPLDLLTPFGQRKDKFVVHSTLTSLPTVQDIKKEQGEDNSDDDVIKRVQPSERCSLEVHSSQPASGCKYMYDRIEDKFNCLEDRIVKYSKALAASQLFEELVDPSVASQKSITAVGMICCDEEGRLKEKPIVLQSSVEHSGGQRVRLDLQKLDQFSIFPGQVVGVEGHNPSGHYLIATKIIDYVPLSVSDDGNPRQTKRQALDQDNQSADSPDVPLDLSLIIASGPFTTTDNLYFEPLSDLLAYAQRKQPQLLVLLGPFIDSEHPEIKKGALNRTYDELFRVEVLRRLQDYVEYMGSASRVLLVPSVRDAHHDYVFPQPAFDIKQADLNHQITCITNPGIISANKVKVGCCSVDVLKHLSTDVVSRGIKNRMNTLTNHLLSQRSFYPLYPPAEDTPLDLSLSPETLQMSLIPDILIVPSDLTQFVKVLSLEGTSDGEEQVKCIGVNPGRLARGEGGGHFVELNFHGHPESSSASVIRI; from the exons ATGGAAGAACAAATTAGATCTGAATTCAAGAAGAACAACTTTGTTCTAGTTGAAGAAGAAACTATACTTGAAAAAT GTCTTACGTTTTgtataaattacaaattaagTCCTTCAGATCTTGTTTCCAGCTGGGATTTATATTCTATCAACAG GCAACTAGAATTAACAGTATCCGATGCTCATATGGATGCATTTCGACAGCAACTACAAAGTGAACAGAAACAAGCTATTATCGAAAAGGAGCAAGAGCTCCATTCATACACAGATGTCACCAT GGAGGTCGTTGTTGACGATGAAGATGATAAAGAGGTTGTCCCTTCATCTCCAGAAGTACAAAAAGTTGTACAGTTGGAGTCATTTGATGCGACACCACTAACAAATGGGAAAATGCATTCCTTGGGGAAACCATTGGATCTTTTGACACCCTTTGGGCAACGGAAGGACAAGTTTGTGGTACACTCTACTCTTACTAGCCTACCCACAGTTCAAGATATCAAGAAGGAGCAGGGTGAGGATAattctgatgatgatgtcatcaagaGGGTACAACCTAGCGAAAGGTGTTCGCTTGAAGTTCATTCTTCCCAACCTGCATCTGGATGCAAGTACATGTATGACAGGATAGAAGACAAG TTCAATTGCCTTGAAGATAGAATCGTGAAATATTCAAAAGCCCTTGCTGCATCTCAGCTTTTTGAGGAACTTGTGGATCCTTCTGTTGCTTCACAa AAAAGTATAACTGCGGTTGGCATGATTTGCTGTGATGAAGAAGGTCGTTTAAAGGAAAAACCAATTGTACTTCAAAGCAG TGTTGAGCATTCTGGAGGACAACGTGTGCGACTTGACTTGCAGAAATTGGACCAGTTTTCCATTTTCCCAGGCCAG GTGGTGGGTGTTGAAGGACATAACCCAAGTGGCCACTATCTGATTGCAACAAAAATTATTGATTATGTACCACTATCAGTTTCTGATGATGGAAATCCTCGTCAAACAAAAAGACAAGCCTTGGATCAGGATAACCAGTCTGCTGACTCGCCTGATGTACCATTGGATCTTTCATTG ATTATTGCTTCGGGTCCTTTTACCACAACTGATAACTTATATTTTGAGCCTCTATCTGATCTTCTAGCATATGCACAACGAAAACAGCCTCAATTACTTGTATTG TTAGGGCCGTTTATAGATTCTGAGCACCCTGAGATCAAGAAAGGAGCTCTAAATAGGACATATGATGAATTGTTTCGTGTTGAAGTTCTTAGAAGG CTTCAAGATTATGTGGAATATATGGGTTCAGCTTCGCGTGTGTTGCTTGTGCCATCTGTACGTGATGCACACCACGATTATGTATTTCCTCAG ccagCTTTTGATATCAAACAAGCTGATTTAAATCATCAG ATTACTTGCATTACAAATCCAGGAATCATTTCAGCAAATAAG GTGAAGGTAGGTTGCTGCAGTGTGGATGTGTTGAAACATCTTAGCACTGATGTAGTCTCACGGGGCATCAAGAATCGCATGAATACACTAACGAACCATCTCCTGAGCCAACGCAG TTTTTATCCACTATACCCGCCCGCAGAAGACACTCCGTTGGATTTATCTCTCTCCCCAGAAACTCTTCAGATGTCGCTCATTCCAGATATCCTCATCGTCCCTTCAGATCTCACTCAGTTTGTCAAG GTTTTGAGCCTTGAGGGAACAAGCGACGGAGAAGAACAAGTGAAGTGCATTGGTGTGAATCCAGGAAGATTAGCTAGAGGTGAAGGAGGTGGTCATTTTGTAGAACTTAACTTTCATGGCCACCCTGAATCTTCTTCTGCTTCTGTCATTCGTATATAA
- the LOC122610935 gene encoding FAS1 domain-containing protein SELMODRAFT_448915-like, translating to MSNYFPIFLFFTTVALTTPATISTDLHHLSPALSPLPPPPTTVPAPPEYMQQQQLKNILDALIGSGDFTSWLNLLLNPTNANTTTTIPSSATIFLPGNDAISSSAASSLIFDPFVIPYHILPHHFTFSDLQLFKTQTRIPTLLPSKTIIITNNSPHHFTIDDSLIIHPDLYSNDIVSVHGIDSILDYTVYGDAAQNPAVNLSPPPPPPPSLLRVDETPSPATPVVSSSSNGGCIVSRPGFLMHFLVTFFCLFSFGIY from the coding sequence atgTCAAATTATTTCcccatttttctctttttcacaACGGTGGCCCTCACCACCCCCGCCACCATCTCCACCGATCTCCACCACCTCTCACCCGCTCTTTCcccattaccaccaccaccaaccaccgtACCAGCACCACCAGAATAcatgcaacaacaacaactaaagaACATACTCGACGCGCTAATCGGGTCAGGAGACTTCACATCATGGCTAAACCTTCTGTTGAACCCCACAAACGCAAACACAACCACCACCATTCCAAGCAGCGCCACCATTTTCCTCCCGGGAAACGACGCGATTTCATCCTCGGCCGCGTCGTCGTTGATTTTCGACCCGTTCGTAATCCCGTACCATATCCTCCCTCACCATTTCACATTCTCAGACCTCCAATTATTCAAAACCCAAACAAGAATTCCCACTTTACTCCCCTCTAAAACCATCATTATCACAAACAACTCCCCTCATCATTTCACCATTGATGATTCTTTAATCATCCATCCTGATCTTTATTCAAACGACATCGTTTCTGTCCATGGCATTGACTCCATTCTTGATTACACTGTTTACGGTGACGCTGCTCAGAATCCGGCCGTCAATCTTTCTCCTCCCCCGCCACCGCCGCCGTCCTTGTTGCGGGTGGACGAAACCCCTTCTCCGGCCACTCCAGTTGTAAGCTCTTCAAGTAATGGCGGTTGTATTGTTTCTCGACCTGGTTTCTTGATGCACTTTCTTGTTACATTTTTCTGTCTTTTTAGTTTTGGAATTTACTGA
- the LOC122609956 gene encoding glyceraldehyde-3-phosphate dehydrogenase, cytosolic, with product MGSDKKIKIGINGFGRIGRLVARVALQRDDVELVAVNDPFITTDYMTYMFKYDSVHGQWKHHELKVKDEKTLLFGEKPVTVFGIRNPEDIPWGEAGADFVVESTGVFTDKDKAAAHLKGGAKKVIISAPSKDAPMFVMGVNEKEYKPELDIVSNASCTTNCLAPLAKVINDRFGIVEGLMTTVHSITATQKTVDGPSMKDWRGGRAASFNIIPSSTGAAKAVGKVLPALNGKLTGMSFRVPTVDVSVVDLTVRLEKKATYEEIKAAIKEESEGKLKGILGYTEDDLVSTDFVGDSRSSIFDAKAGIALNDNFVKLVSWYDNEWGYSSRVIDLICHIASVQA from the exons ATGG GATCTGACAAGAAGATTAAGATCGGAATTAACG GTTTCGGAAGAATCGGACGTTTAGTAGCAAGAGTTGCACTTCAAAGAGATGATGTTGAGCTTGTTGCTGTTAATGACCCCTTCATTACCACTGATTATATG ACATATATGTTCAAATACGATAGTGTTCATGGCCAATGGAAGCACCATGAGCTAAAGGTAAAGGATGAGAAGACCCTTCTTTTCGGCGAGAAGCCAGTCACTGTTTTTGGAATTAG AAACCCAGAAGATATTCCATGGGGTGAAGCCGGAGCTGATTTCGTTGTGGAGTCTACTGGAGTCTTCACTGACAAGGATAAGGCTGCTGCTCACTTGAAG GGTGGTGCAAAGAAAGTCATCATCTCTGCCCCAAGCAAGGATGCTCCTATGTTTGTTATGGGTGTCAATGAGAAGGAATATAAACCTGAACTTGACATTGTTTCAAATGCTAGTTGCACAACCAACTGTCTTGCTCCATTGGCTAAG GTCATTAATGACAGGTTTGGCATTGTTGAGGGTCTTATGACTACTGTGCATTCTATCACTG CCACTCAAAAGACTGTGGATGGCCCATCAATGAAGGATTGGAGAGGTGGACGGGCTGCTTCTTTCAACATCATCCCCAGCAGCACTGGAGCTGCTAAG GCTGTTGGTAAAGTTCTGCCAGCCCTTAATGGAAAGTTGACTGGAATGTCCTTCCGTGTCCCAACTGTTGATGTTTCAGTTGTGGATTTGACGGTAAGGCTTGAGAAGAAGGCTACATATGAGGAAATCAAGGCTGCCATTAA AGAGGAATCAGAGGGCAAGCTCAAGGGTATTTTAGGATACACTGAGGACGATCTTGTATCCACAGACTTTGTTGGTGACAGCAG GTCGAGCATCTTCGATGCCAAAGCTGGAATTGCATTGAATGACAACTTTGTGAAGCTTGTGTCATGGTATGACAATGAATGGGGATACAG CTCCCGTGTTATCGACTTGATTTGCCACATTGCATCTGTTCAAGCCTAA
- the LOC122579763 gene encoding mitotic spindle checkpoint protein MAD2, translating to MASRTASKDIITLRGSTAIVSEFFGYAANSILYNRGVYPEETFGRVKKYGLPLLLSQDEAVKTFIANLNTQLSEWLEAGKLQRIVLVIMSKATDEVLERWNFSIESDKEVVEKGVSREKSDKEIMREIQAIMRQIASSITYLPCLDEPCIFDVLAYTDNDVEVPFTWTESDPKLITNPQMVKLHSFDTKIHKVDTMVSYKNDEWDEQ from the exons ATGGCTTCAAGAACTGCCAGCAAAGACATCATCACTCTCCGTGGATCCACTGCCATCGTTAGCGAGTTTTTCG GTTATGCAGCAAACAG TATTTTGTACAATCGTGGAGTGTATCCCGAAGAAACTTTCGGAAGAGTGAAGAAATATGGACTTCCATTGTTGTTATCTCAAGACGAGGCTGTTAAGACTTTTATTGCAAATTTGAATACACAGCTTTCGG AGTGGTTGGAAGCTGGGAAGTTACAAAGGATTGTTCTTGTGATTATGAGTAAGGCCactgatgaagtacttgaaagGTGGAATTTCAGTATAGAGTCTGATAAAGAAGTTGTTGAGAAAGG GGTATCGAGGGAAAAGAGTGATAAAGAAATCATGAGGGAGATCCAAGCTATTATGAGACAAATTGCATCCAGCATTACATACTTGCCATGCCTTGATGAACCCT GTATCTTTGATGTGTTAGCATATACTGATAATGATGTTGAGGTGCCTTTCACTTGGACAGAAAGTGACCCTAAACTGATAACAAATCCCCAAATGGTGAAATTGCATTCTTTCGATACCAAG ATACACAAGGTTGACACTATGGTGTCTTACAAGAATGATGAATGGGATGAGCAATAA
- the LOC122579897 gene encoding trihelix transcription factor GT-4 isoform X1, with product MFSSPKPQQPINFYPPQQQQQQSNMIMEPQMIIPDATTTTSSEDNTNTHKPSATSAPPPPPPVKKRAETWVKDETRTLIILRHEIDSLFNTSKSNKHLWEQISLKMKEKGFDRSPTMCTDKWRNLLKEFKKAKENSDGFSNSSNNTKMQFFKEVEEVIKDRNKTSKIDSFLQFNDKGVEDTNIPFGPVEEFLHATANARGALNLERQLDQEGHPLAITAPDTMAASGVSPWNWRETPGNGDQNNSYGGRVISVKLGEYTRRIGIDGSPDAIKETIKSAFRLRTNRAFWLEDVDNIVRTLDRDMPLGNYTLHVDEGLMIKVCLFEEPDHVPVHTEDKIFYTEDDFRDFLSRRGWICLREYNGYRNVDVMDELCPGAIYRGIS from the exons ATGTTTTCATCTCCAAAACCCCAACAACCCATCAATTTTTACCCACCacaacaacagcaacaacaatCCAACATGATAATGGAGCCCCAAATGATCATTCCtgacgccaccaccaccacaagcAGCGAAGACAACACAAACACTCACAAGCCATCTGCCACCtcagcaccaccaccaccaccacctgtcaAGAAAAGAGCAGAAACATGGGTCAAAGACGAAACAAGAACTCTAATTATTCTAAGGCATGAAATTGATTCACTTTTCAATACTTCAAAGTCAAACAAACATCTGTGGGAACAGATTTCTttaaagatgaaagaaaaaggGTTTGATAGATCGCCCACTATGTGTACTGACAAATGGAGAAACTTGCTGAAAGAATTCAAGAAAGCTAAAGAAAATAGTGATGGGTTTTCAAATAGTTCGAATAATACTAAGATGCAGTTTTTTAAAGAAGTTGAGGAAGTTATTAAAGATAGAAATAAGACTTCCAAGATTGATTCTTTTTTGCAGTTTAATGATAAAG GTGTAGAGGACACCAACATTCCATTTGGACCTGTAGAAG AATTTCTTCATGCCACAGCTAATGCTAGAGGTGCCCTTAATCTAGAAAGACAGTTGGATCAAGAGGGGCATCCTCTTGCCATCACTGCTCCCGATACTATGGCAGCAAGTGGAGTCTCTCCATGGAATTGGAGGGAGACCCCTGGAAATG GTGATCAGAATAACAGTTATGGTGGAAGAGTTATTTCGGTCAAGCTGGGGGAATACACACGACGTATTGGTATTGATGGCTCACCAGATGCCATAAAGGAAACCATCAAGTCTGCTTTCAGGCTGAGGACAAACAGAGCGTTTTggttggaagatgttgataatATTGTGAGGACACTTGATCGGGACATGCCTCTCGGAAACTATACTCTTCATGTAGATGAAG GCTTAATGATCAAAGTGTGCTTGTTTGAGGAGCCAGATCATGTGCCGGTCCATACTGAAGACAAGATCTTTTACACTGAAGATGATTTCCGTGACTTCTTGTCTCGCCGAGGCTGGATCTGCTTGAGAGAATACAATGGCTACAGAAACGTCGACGTTATGGACGAGCTCTGCCCTGGTGCTATTTATCGTGGTATAAGCTAG
- the LOC122579897 gene encoding trihelix transcription factor GT-4 isoform X2 codes for MFSSPKPQQPINFYPPQQQQQQSNMIMEPQMIIPDATTTTSSEDNTNTHKPSATSAPPPPPPVKKRAETWVKDETRTLIILRHEIDSLFNTSKSNKHLWEQISLKMKEKGFDRSPTMCTDKWRNLLKEFKKAKENSDGFSNSSNNTKMQFFKEVEEVIKDRNKTSKIDSFLQFNDKGVEDTNIPFGPVEANARGALNLERQLDQEGHPLAITAPDTMAASGVSPWNWRETPGNGDQNNSYGGRVISVKLGEYTRRIGIDGSPDAIKETIKSAFRLRTNRAFWLEDVDNIVRTLDRDMPLGNYTLHVDEGLMIKVCLFEEPDHVPVHTEDKIFYTEDDFRDFLSRRGWICLREYNGYRNVDVMDELCPGAIYRGIS; via the exons ATGTTTTCATCTCCAAAACCCCAACAACCCATCAATTTTTACCCACCacaacaacagcaacaacaatCCAACATGATAATGGAGCCCCAAATGATCATTCCtgacgccaccaccaccacaagcAGCGAAGACAACACAAACACTCACAAGCCATCTGCCACCtcagcaccaccaccaccaccacctgtcaAGAAAAGAGCAGAAACATGGGTCAAAGACGAAACAAGAACTCTAATTATTCTAAGGCATGAAATTGATTCACTTTTCAATACTTCAAAGTCAAACAAACATCTGTGGGAACAGATTTCTttaaagatgaaagaaaaaggGTTTGATAGATCGCCCACTATGTGTACTGACAAATGGAGAAACTTGCTGAAAGAATTCAAGAAAGCTAAAGAAAATAGTGATGGGTTTTCAAATAGTTCGAATAATACTAAGATGCAGTTTTTTAAAGAAGTTGAGGAAGTTATTAAAGATAGAAATAAGACTTCCAAGATTGATTCTTTTTTGCAGTTTAATGATAAAG GTGTAGAGGACACCAACATTCCATTTGGACCTGTAGAAG CTAATGCTAGAGGTGCCCTTAATCTAGAAAGACAGTTGGATCAAGAGGGGCATCCTCTTGCCATCACTGCTCCCGATACTATGGCAGCAAGTGGAGTCTCTCCATGGAATTGGAGGGAGACCCCTGGAAATG GTGATCAGAATAACAGTTATGGTGGAAGAGTTATTTCGGTCAAGCTGGGGGAATACACACGACGTATTGGTATTGATGGCTCACCAGATGCCATAAAGGAAACCATCAAGTCTGCTTTCAGGCTGAGGACAAACAGAGCGTTTTggttggaagatgttgataatATTGTGAGGACACTTGATCGGGACATGCCTCTCGGAAACTATACTCTTCATGTAGATGAAG GCTTAATGATCAAAGTGTGCTTGTTTGAGGAGCCAGATCATGTGCCGGTCCATACTGAAGACAAGATCTTTTACACTGAAGATGATTTCCGTGACTTCTTGTCTCGCCGAGGCTGGATCTGCTTGAGAGAATACAATGGCTACAGAAACGTCGACGTTATGGACGAGCTCTGCCCTGGTGCTATTTATCGTGGTATAAGCTAG
- the LOC122579897 gene encoding trihelix transcription factor GT-1 isoform X3 — MFSSPKPQQPINFYPPQQQQQQSNMIMEPQMIIPDATTTTSSEDNTNTHKPSATSAPPPPPPVKKRAETWVKDETRTLIILRHEIDSLFNTSKSNKHLWEQISLKMKEKGFDRSPTMCTDKWRNLLKEFKKAKENSDGFSNSSNNTKMQFFKEVEEVIKDRNKTSKIDSFLQFNDKGVEDTNIPFGPVEEFLHATANARGALNLERQLDQEGHPLAITAPDTMAASGVSPWNWRETPGNGDQNNSYGGRVISVKLGEYTRRIGIDGSPDAIKETIKSAFRLRTNRAFWLEDVDNIVRTLDRDMPLGNYTLHVDEGIES; from the exons ATGTTTTCATCTCCAAAACCCCAACAACCCATCAATTTTTACCCACCacaacaacagcaacaacaatCCAACATGATAATGGAGCCCCAAATGATCATTCCtgacgccaccaccaccacaagcAGCGAAGACAACACAAACACTCACAAGCCATCTGCCACCtcagcaccaccaccaccaccacctgtcaAGAAAAGAGCAGAAACATGGGTCAAAGACGAAACAAGAACTCTAATTATTCTAAGGCATGAAATTGATTCACTTTTCAATACTTCAAAGTCAAACAAACATCTGTGGGAACAGATTTCTttaaagatgaaagaaaaaggGTTTGATAGATCGCCCACTATGTGTACTGACAAATGGAGAAACTTGCTGAAAGAATTCAAGAAAGCTAAAGAAAATAGTGATGGGTTTTCAAATAGTTCGAATAATACTAAGATGCAGTTTTTTAAAGAAGTTGAGGAAGTTATTAAAGATAGAAATAAGACTTCCAAGATTGATTCTTTTTTGCAGTTTAATGATAAAG GTGTAGAGGACACCAACATTCCATTTGGACCTGTAGAAG AATTTCTTCATGCCACAGCTAATGCTAGAGGTGCCCTTAATCTAGAAAGACAGTTGGATCAAGAGGGGCATCCTCTTGCCATCACTGCTCCCGATACTATGGCAGCAAGTGGAGTCTCTCCATGGAATTGGAGGGAGACCCCTGGAAATG GTGATCAGAATAACAGTTATGGTGGAAGAGTTATTTCGGTCAAGCTGGGGGAATACACACGACGTATTGGTATTGATGGCTCACCAGATGCCATAAAGGAAACCATCAAGTCTGCTTTCAGGCTGAGGACAAACAGAGCGTTTTggttggaagatgttgataatATTGTGAGGACACTTGATCGGGACATGCCTCTCGGAAACTATACTCTTCATGTAGATGAAG GGATTGAAAGTTAA